In one Neorhizobium sp. NCHU2750 genomic region, the following are encoded:
- a CDS encoding response regulator, with protein sequence MKVMIVEDEMLLAMELESEVEMAGHQVTGLAMNSEQARREMETGRPDFAFVDIHLQDGPTGIDVGRNLAKMGIPYVFVSGNIKKIPADFAGALGAIEKPYTMNGMKNALTYISSIVAGDESAEPPASLVLADDVMAGKKYA encoded by the coding sequence TTGAAGGTGATGATTGTCGAAGACGAGATGCTTCTCGCGATGGAGCTGGAGAGCGAAGTCGAGATGGCTGGCCATCAGGTGACCGGGCTTGCCATGAACAGCGAGCAGGCGCGCAGGGAGATGGAAACGGGGCGCCCAGACTTCGCGTTCGTCGATATCCATCTGCAGGACGGACCGACCGGCATCGATGTCGGCCGAAATCTCGCCAAGATGGGCATTCCTTACGTGTTCGTTAGCGGCAATATCAAGAAGATCCCGGCTGATTTCGCGGGCGCGCTGGGTGCCATCGAGAAGCCCTACACCATGAATGGCATGAAAAACGCCCTGACATATATCTCGTCCATCGTCGCAGGCGACGAATCCGCCGAACCGCCAGCCAGTCTTGTGCTGGCGGACGATGTGATGGCGGGTAAGAAGTATGCCTGA